A region from the Corallococcus caeni genome encodes:
- a CDS encoding cytochrome P450 → MASTPLSPLPPGRRRHWLMGTGVNQIKDALGMLVREQRRHGDVVYFRMFDGPTLLLSHPEYAQRVMVDNARNYRHPGPEQGFNGPLMGRGLFASRGDFWMRQRRMVQPAFHRPRLPPMVDGLVAGTEAMARRWEPHVASGQPLELLDEMRRLSISLLGRSIFSRDVYEDSPALREALDFFTRDSHGPRDSVVKVVSQLLRLRPGHHAKFMAAIEKLNGVLYPLITERRQSASPGDDVLGVLMSARDAQGEGMTDREVRDELVSLFVGGQEATAVALTWVWHMLMRHPEVEQRVRQEVKDVCLGQPPTATSVQGLAYLRAVVQETLRLHPPAWQFARQAREEDTIGGWKVHPGMRVMISPYILHRHPSAWEDPERFMPERFLSEPREQKLQRIAYMPFGAGQRLCIGNHFTLLLMTTVFATLLPRFQARPTSHGPVVTMSGSTYRPRNGLKATLHPVA, encoded by the coding sequence ATGGCAAGCACACCCCTCTCCCCCCTCCCTCCGGGCCGGCGGCGGCACTGGTTGATGGGCACGGGCGTGAATCAGATCAAGGACGCGCTGGGCATGCTGGTGCGCGAGCAGCGCCGCCACGGCGACGTCGTCTACTTCCGCATGTTCGACGGTCCCACCCTCCTTCTGTCCCACCCCGAGTACGCGCAGCGGGTGATGGTGGACAACGCCCGCAACTACCGCCATCCGGGCCCAGAGCAGGGCTTCAACGGGCCGCTGATGGGCCGGGGCCTGTTCGCCAGCCGCGGCGACTTCTGGATGCGCCAGCGGCGCATGGTGCAGCCCGCCTTCCACCGCCCCCGCCTGCCCCCCATGGTGGACGGTCTGGTGGCGGGCACCGAGGCAATGGCCCGTCGCTGGGAGCCCCATGTCGCCTCCGGCCAACCCCTGGAGCTGCTGGATGAGATGCGGCGCCTCTCCATCTCCCTGCTGGGGCGGTCCATCTTCTCCCGCGACGTGTACGAGGACAGCCCGGCGCTGCGCGAGGCGCTCGATTTCTTCACGCGCGACAGCCACGGCCCCCGCGACTCCGTGGTGAAGGTCGTCAGCCAGCTCCTGCGGCTGCGCCCCGGCCACCACGCGAAGTTCATGGCCGCCATCGAGAAGTTGAACGGAGTGCTCTATCCCCTCATCACCGAGCGAAGGCAGTCGGCGTCACCGGGGGACGACGTGCTGGGCGTCTTGATGTCCGCGCGTGACGCGCAGGGCGAGGGGATGACGGACCGGGAGGTTCGCGACGAACTGGTCTCGCTCTTCGTCGGAGGACAGGAAGCCACCGCGGTCGCGCTCACCTGGGTCTGGCACATGCTCATGCGCCACCCGGAGGTGGAGCAGCGCGTCCGCCAGGAGGTGAAGGACGTGTGCCTGGGGCAGCCGCCCACCGCCACCTCCGTGCAGGGCCTGGCCTACCTGCGCGCGGTGGTACAGGAGACCCTGCGCCTGCACCCACCCGCCTGGCAGTTCGCGCGACAGGCACGCGAGGAAGACACGATCGGCGGCTGGAAGGTCCACCCCGGCATGCGCGTGATGATCTCCCCGTACATCCTCCACCGTCACCCCAGCGCGTGGGAGGACCCCGAGCGCTTCATGCCCGAGCGCTTCCTGTCGGAGCCGCGCGAGCAGAAGTTGCAGCGCATCGCGTACATGCCGTTCGGCGCCGGGCAACGGCTGTGCATCGGCAACCACTTCACGCTCCTGCTGATGACCACGGTCTTCGCCACGTTGCTGCCGCGCTTCCAGGCGCGCCCGACGTCCCACGGGCCCGTGGTCACCATGTCTGGCTCCACCTACCGGCCGCGCAACGGGCTCAAGGCCACGCTGCACCCGGTGGCCTGA